In a genomic window of Nodosilinea sp. E11:
- a CDS encoding response regulator, which yields MVKQILVIDDEDDIREIAKVSLQISKQWQVLTACSGQEGVAIATAYQPDAILLDVIMPDVDGLTTLDTLKKTPATQRIPVIMLTATGGIVSDQQYAELGAQAIMAKPFDPGLLGDQIAAALHWDSD from the coding sequence ATGGTCAAACAAATCCTGGTGATTGACGACGAAGACGATATTCGTGAAATTGCTAAGGTCAGTCTCCAGATCTCGAAGCAGTGGCAAGTGCTGACGGCCTGTTCTGGGCAAGAAGGGGTGGCGATCGCCACCGCATACCAGCCCGATGCCATTTTACTAGACGTCATCATGCCCGACGTAGATGGCCTGACCACCCTTGACACCCTCAAAAAAACCCCGGCGACTCAGCGCATTCCGGTGATCATGTTGACGGCAACGGGCGGTATTGTCTCTGATCAACAATACGCTGAGCTCGGGGCCCAGGCCATCATGGCCAAACCCTTTGACCCCGGCCTACTAGGGGATCAAATTGCCGCAGCTCTGCACTGGGATAGCGACTAG